The following coding sequences lie in one Xanthomonas hortorum pv. pelargonii genomic window:
- the metF gene encoding methylenetetrahydrofolate reductase [NAD(P)H] encodes MTHLSFEFYPPKTDDQRAQLDRTAARLKGYAPEYVSCTFGAGGSTLSYTSETVRHLKQKHGFEAAPHLSCVGGSRQEIRELLKLYRAIGCTRIVALRGDLPSGMGHPGDLRYACDLIAFIRAEHGDAFRIEVGAYPETHPQATDALSDLRYFKAKVDAGADAAITQYFYNADAYFHFRDTVQRMGVEIPIIPGIMPISNFSQLRRFSEQCGAEIPRWIGKKMQSYGDDADAVRAFGAEVVATVCERLIAGGAPALHFYTLNLAKPTTQVLQLLGR; translated from the coding sequence ATGACGCATCTCAGTTTCGAGTTCTACCCGCCCAAGACCGATGACCAGCGCGCGCAGCTGGACCGCACCGCGGCCAGGTTGAAGGGCTACGCGCCGGAATACGTGTCGTGCACCTTCGGTGCCGGCGGCTCCACGCTCAGCTACACCTCCGAGACGGTGCGTCACCTCAAGCAGAAGCATGGCTTCGAAGCCGCCCCGCATCTGTCCTGCGTCGGCGGCAGCCGCCAAGAAATCCGCGAACTGCTCAAACTCTATCGCGCGATCGGCTGCACCCGCATCGTCGCGCTGCGCGGCGATCTGCCCTCGGGCATGGGCCATCCGGGCGACCTGCGCTATGCCTGCGACCTGATTGCCTTCATCCGCGCCGAACACGGCGATGCGTTCCGTATCGAAGTCGGTGCGTACCCGGAAACCCATCCGCAGGCCACCGATGCGCTGAGCGATCTGCGTTACTTCAAGGCCAAGGTGGATGCCGGCGCCGATGCGGCGATCACCCAGTACTTCTACAACGCCGATGCGTACTTTCATTTCCGCGACACGGTGCAGCGCATGGGCGTGGAGATCCCGATCATCCCCGGCATCATGCCGATCTCCAATTTCTCGCAGCTGCGGCGTTTTTCCGAGCAATGCGGTGCGGAGATTCCGCGCTGGATCGGCAAGAAGATGCAGTCCTACGGCGACGACGCCGATGCGGTGCGCGCCTTCGGTGCGGAAGTGGTGGCCACGGTGTGCGAACGCCTGATTGCCGGCGGCGCGCCGGCCCTGCACTTCTACACGCTCAACCTGGCCAAGCCGACCACCCAGGTGTTGCAACTGCTCGGGCGCTGA